GCATCGAACAGGCGATGGCCAAGGTCGATACGGAGGGCGGCATGTTTGCCCTGATGTTCATGGACCTGGACGGCTTCAAACCCGTCAATGATGCGTTCGGTCATCACGTGGGTGACCAATTGCTTCGCGAAGTCGCGTTGCGCCTGCGCGAAAACTTTCACCGCCACGACACGCTGGCGCGCATTGGTGGCGACGAATTCGTGCTGTTGGTTGAAGTCGACAGCCCCGACGACGTCAGCGTGGTTGCTGCTCGGCAGGTCTCGTTGATCGCCAGTCAGTTCTGCGTTGGCGACCAGTCGTTACAGGTCTCGGTGAGCATCGGAATCACCTTGTATCCGGGCAACGGTGTCACGCAGCAAGAGTTGCTGATGAACGCCGATGCCGCGATGTACCACGCCAAAAGTGCCGGCAAAAACGGCTACAGCTTCTTTGATGTATCGATGAACACCAATGCGCGCAACCAGTTGCAGTTGCTGCAAGACCTGCGCGTTGCCGTGCGAGAGCAGCAGTTCTGCCTGCATTACCAGCCCAAATTCAATGCCGCCGATGGCCAGCCTTTAGGCGCTGAAGCGCTGGTGTGCTGGAATCACCCGCAGCAGGTTTGCTGATGCCCGATAAATTTATCGCACTGGCAGAACGCACCGGTCTGATCATTCCCCTGGGCGACTGGGTGCTGAATGAAGCCTGTCGGCAGATGCGGGTCTGGTACGACATGGGGTTTAGCCATTGGCGCATGGCGGTCAACCTGTCGGCGGTCCAGTTCTGTCACGCGGGGCTGGTTGCGACGGTGGCCGATGCCCTGCAAACACACGGTTTGCCGGCCAACAGCCTGACCCTTGAAATCACTGAAACCACGGCCATGAGCGACGTCGATGCGAGCATGGCGGTGCTGGAGCAGTTGTCGGCAATGGGCATCGACCTGTCCATCGATGACTTCGGCACCGGCTATTCGAGCCTGATGTACCTCAAACGTCTGCCGGCCAACGAGCTGAAGATTGATCGCGGCTTTGTACGCGATCTGGAGAACGACAGTGACGATGCCGCAATTGTGTCGGCCATCGTCGCGCTGGGCAGGGCGCTTAACCTGCGCATCGTCGCCGAGGGCGTGGAGACCAGCAGCCAGCAACGTTTCCTGACCCGCCTTGGCTGCGACGCGCTACAGGGTTATTTACTGGGACGCCCATTGCCAGCCGAGCGTTTCATGGCCGATATTAATGCCGCGCAACGACAGCCTCTTGAGCCCAGCGACTGACCGTTTTCGCTTGGCTCACAATAAAGCAGTGGCATTAATTCGGAAGAACTCTTCATGGACAAGAATTTACTGATCACCGGTGGATCGCGCGGAATTGGCGCGGCCACCGCGCTTCTCGCGGCGGCGCAGGGTTATCGTGTGTGCATCAACTACCTGACCAACCACGCAGCAGCGGAGCGGGTGTGCGGGCAGATTCGCGAAGCCGGTGGTCATGCCATCGCCGTGCAGGCCGATGTCAGTAACGAGGATGAGATCATTCATCTGTTCGCGCGGGTAGATGCCGAACTGGGGCGCCTGACGGCGCTGGTCAACAACGCCGGCACTGTGGCGCAAGCGTCGCGGGTTGAGTCGATGTCGGAGTTTCGTCTGCTCAAGATCATGATGAGCAACGTGGTGGGCCCGATGCTGTGCAGCAAACACGCCTTGCAGCGCATGTTGCCGCGCCATGGCGGGCGGGGTGGCAGCATCGTCAACGTGTCGTCCGTGGCCGCGCGGCTGGGGTCGCCGGGTGAGTACGTGGATTATGCCGCTTCCAAGGGCGCGCTGGACACCTTCACCATTGGCCTGGCGAAAGAAGTGGCCGGCGAGGGCGTGCGGGTCAACGCGGTGCGTCCCGGTTATATCTTCACCGAGTTTCACGCCCTGAGTGGCGACGCGCAGCGCGTAAGCAAACTCGAACCGACCATTCCCATGGGGCGCGGCGGCCTGGCCGATGAAGTGGCCGAGGCGATTGTATGGTTGCTCTCGGACAAGGCTTCGTACTCCACCGGCACGTTCATAGATTTGGGTGGCGGTCGCTGAATTCACATCGCCGCGCAATCTTCACCCTGCGCGACACCCATGCTGCGGTGGCGCCTGTCCCTGGCATTTTCAACCTGCAGCGCGTCCACTGCCCAGCAGGGACGGGGCTGACGGCGCAGCCTTGAGCCGCGTGGTTCAGGGGATCGTCGCCGGGATTGGATTTCTCGGGGCTGGCACGATCTTGAAGGGCAAGGAAATCAACACCAATCAAGTGAAGGGCCTGACCACCGCAGCAGGCTTGTGGATGACCGCAGCCATCGGCATCGCGGCCGGTATGGGCCGCGAGGCGACTGCGGTGCTGAGTACGATGCTGGCGCTGGGCATT
The DNA window shown above is from Pseudomonas sp. BSw22131 and carries:
- a CDS encoding SDR family oxidoreductase gives rise to the protein MDKNLLITGGSRGIGAATALLAAAQGYRVCINYLTNHAAAERVCGQIREAGGHAIAVQADVSNEDEIIHLFARVDAELGRLTALVNNAGTVAQASRVESMSEFRLLKIMMSNVVGPMLCSKHALQRMLPRHGGRGGSIVNVSSVAARLGSPGEYVDYAASKGALDTFTIGLAKEVAGEGVRVNAVRPGYIFTEFHALSGDAQRVSKLEPTIPMGRGGLADEVAEAIVWLLSDKASYSTGTFIDLGGGR